The genomic DNA GGAATACCTGAACCGCGTGAAACGCAGCGACGCCAGCACCCCGCGCCCTCATCTTATTCTATTGGACCTGAATATGCCGAAGCTCAATGGCTTTCAGGCCCTGGAAAAAATCAAGACCGACCCCATGCTGAGTGAGATCCCGGTGGTGGTTTTCTCCTCCTCGTCGACCAATTCGGATATTTCCAGCATTTATGCACTCGGCGGGAATTCTTATGTGACCAAACCGGGTGGCTATCAGGAATTGAAGAAGGTCATTCACGGTATCGTCTTCTATTGGGGCCAGATCGGAGCCCTGCCTGCTACCAAACAGAGCTAGGATTTTTCATTCACTCAAGCTTCCTTGATGTACCCTTTATCCTCTTTTTACCCCCGATGCAGTAAAATCGGTTGTATTGGCTGCATAGATTTGCAATTATACGTCTATTATGAAGTAATATGCAAATTCCGTGCATATTATGTCTGACCATGAAGACGGGGCCGAGAAGAGGATGTACGAATTCGTCGTGAAGGTTGCGACTCAGGATGAAGTTCATTTCGCTGAAGAGATCAGCAAGGAAATGGAAGCCAGCGCACGCGCGCGTGGGACAGGCATTGCGAAGCGAACGCCGGAATATCTTGCCGAGAAGATGCTTTCAGGCAAGGCGTTCATCGCTTTGGAAACGACTCAGAATAAAGTCGCAGGATTCTGCTACATGGAGAGCTGGAGCAACGGGGCGCATATTGCGAACTCGGGTCTCCTGATATTTCCCGAATATCGGCGTTTTGGTTTGGCAAGGCAGCTGAAAGCGTTTTCCTTCGAGGAATCGAAGCGTCGTTTTCCTGAAGCCAAATTCTTCGGTCTGACCACGAGTCTGGCTGTTATGAATATCAATAGCGAGCTGGGCTATCGTCCTGTCACGTACAGTGAGCTGACGCAGGATGAAGAATTCTGGGCCAGCTGCCAGAGCTGCGTGAATTATCCGACGCTGATCAGCAAGGAAAAGAAAAACTGCCTCTGCACCGCGATGCTCTTTGACCCCGAGTGGGAAAAAAAGCGTCTGCAGAAGCTGAAATCCGCGCCTTCTGTGGTGATGGTCGAAAATGAAGCGATCCGCACCGCGGGCAACCTTGCGCTTGATATTTAGGGCCTCGATCTCAGGAGACGACTATGCTGCACGCAGCCATCATCGGAGCCGCTGGTTATACCGGCGGCGAACTCTTACGCCTGCTGCTCAACCACCCCGCCGTCGGCGCAGTGGAAGCCGTGAGTGCGAGTCATGCCGGCCAGAGTCTTGCCAAGGCTCACCCGGACCTTTTGAATTTTTCGAAGCAGAATTTCGTGTCGGGCCTTTCCGAAGACTCGCATGATGTGATCTTTCTGTGCGGCGGCCACGGGGAATCACGACGGCTCATGGATCAGCATCAGCTGGAGCGCAAGGCTGCGCTGATCATCGACCTGAGCCAGGACTTTCGCCTGGCGGACGGTGAGCACGACTTCGTCTACGGTCTGCCCGAGGCCTTTGGTGCTTCGATTCCCGGTAAAAAACGCATCGCGAATCCCGGCTGCTTTGCGACCGCGATTCAGCTGGCTCTATTGCCCTTGGCGGCTCATGGCTGGCTGACGGATGAGCTGCATATCACAGGCATCACAGGTTCGACCGGCGCCGGACAAAGGCTGCAGGACACGCTGCATTTTTCCTGGCGTCATGACAATCTTTCTGTTTACAAGCCCTTTGCGCATCAGCATCTGGCCGAAATTCAGGCGACCCTGAGGCAGCTGCAGCCCGATTATGAAAAAACGCCGCTTTTTATTCCGATGCGTGGGCCTTTCACGCGCGGAATTCTGGTGTCGGTGCATACGCTCTGCAAGGCTTCCGCCCATGCCCTGGTGAAGGCCTTTGATGATTACTATGAAGCGGCTCCTTTTGTGCATCGCACGGCTGAGGAAGCGGATCTGAAGCGGGTGGTGAATACCAACAACGCGCTTTTGTCTGTGGAAAAATACGGCAGTCACGCCCACATCGTCTGCTGCCTGGATAATCTTCTGAAGGGCGCCAGCGGCCAGGCCGTGCATAATATGAACCTGGCTTTGGGCCTGCCGGAAACCCTGGGTTTAGGGCTGAAACCTTCTGCTTTTTGAGGACCATCATGCGCCCTTTAGCGGTTTATGCAAAATTTGATCTGGCTCTGACCCGCGCGTTGGGGTCCTATCTCTATAATGATAAAGGCCAGGCCATCCTGGATTTTTACAGCGGGCACGGCGTGATCTCGATCGGTCACAGTCATCCGCGATTCGTGGAGCGTCTTAAAGAGCAGATGGATCGCCTGCTCTATTATTCCAATGCGGTGGATTTTGAAGAGCAGTATGCGCTCTGCCGCGTGTTGGGTGATCTGAGCGGCTGCGCGGACTATGACCTTTTCCTGGCGAACTCGGGCGCGGAGGCTGTGGAAAATGCTTTGAAAGTGGCGTCGTATGTCACCGGCCGGAAAAAGATGGTGGTGATGCTGAATAGCTTCCATGGTCGCACCTCGCTGGCTGCGCAGTGCACGGAAGCCTCGAAGATATGCGCGCCGATCAATAGCGGTCTGGATGTCACCTTCATTCCCCTTGGGGATGAAGCGGCGGCTCATGCGGCGATTGATGATCAAACGGCTGCGGTCATGATTGAAGGCATTCAGGGCGTCGGTGGTATCCGCGAGGCTTCCACTTCGTTCTGGACGACTCTGCGCGCGCTCACGCAGCAGCACGGTGCGCTTTTGATCGCGGATGAAATTCAATCGGGTTATGGCCGCAGTGGAAAATTCTTTGCGTTCCAGCATCATGGCGTCAGCCCTGATGTGATCTGCACAGCCAAGGGCATGGGCAATGGATATCCGGTGGCGGCGACCTGGGTGAAACAGGGACTGCCGATGGCCATGGGCTCGCTCGGCACCACCTTCGGCGGCAATCCCCTCGCCTGCGCGGCCGCGACCGCCGTGGCGGAAGTGATCCGGGATGAAGGACTCGTGGCGCATGCGGCGGCCATGGGCGAATTTTTGCAAACAGGCCTTGCGTCCCTGCCAGGTCTTAACAATATTC from Oligoflexus sp. includes the following:
- a CDS encoding aspartate aminotransferase family protein gives rise to the protein MRPLAVYAKFDLALTRALGSYLYNDKGQAILDFYSGHGVISIGHSHPRFVERLKEQMDRLLYYSNAVDFEEQYALCRVLGDLSGCADYDLFLANSGAEAVENALKVASYVTGRKKMVVMLNSFHGRTSLAAQCTEASKICAPINSGLDVTFIPLGDEAAAHAAIDDQTAAVMIEGIQGVGGIREASTSFWTTLRALTQQHGALLIADEIQSGYGRSGKFFAFQHHGVSPDVICTAKGMGNGYPVAATWVKQGLPMAMGSLGTTFGGNPLACAAATAVAEVIRDEGLVAHAAAMGEFLQTGLASLPGLNNIRGRGLMIGFDLDHDSYALRSKLLHQHQIITGSSRLKETVRILPPLSIQKFECERFLEQLALALRST
- the argC gene encoding N-acetyl-gamma-glutamyl-phosphate reductase, which produces MLHAAIIGAAGYTGGELLRLLLNHPAVGAVEAVSASHAGQSLAKAHPDLLNFSKQNFVSGLSEDSHDVIFLCGGHGESRRLMDQHQLERKAALIIDLSQDFRLADGEHDFVYGLPEAFGASIPGKKRIANPGCFATAIQLALLPLAAHGWLTDELHITGITGSTGAGQRLQDTLHFSWRHDNLSVYKPFAHQHLAEIQATLRQLQPDYEKTPLFIPMRGPFTRGILVSVHTLCKASAHALVKAFDDYYEAAPFVHRTAEEADLKRVVNTNNALLSVEKYGSHAHIVCCLDNLLKGASGQAVHNMNLALGLPETLGLGLKPSAF